The region TTTTCACGATCAAATAAATAATGACGAATGATCCGATTGAGGAAAGGAAGGAGACCAGACGAAGCGGCATGAAGCCGATCCCGGTCAGTTTGGACACAAACGCTGATATATAAAAATAAAGAGGGGTATAGATAGAAGGAACAAACTCCAATGAAGGGCTTACATAGTATTTATATCCATCAACGATCCTTTTAACATGATCGACAGAAGCCCCTTCCTGCCACATTAATTCAAATGGATATTGAATTCGGGAAAAAACTAAAAAAAAATAGATAACAACATAGAGAAGTGCGCCCGCCAGCAGGACGTAGCGTAAAAAATTACTTATCCATTCTGAATACGTTTTTTTCATTCCGCTTCAATACTAATCCTTTTTTAATTCCAATTCATTTATCTTCTGGGCCAAGAATTCACTTTGAATAAAAGTGCCTTTTCCATTTAAATGGTACGCGTCTAAGTACATCGCACTTTCATTGAGGATATCCTGAGTATTTACAACATAGAAATCGGGATACTCTTTCTTCAATGAATCTACAAAATTAATATATTGACCGTAATAAGGATATTTATTTACAACTTCGGAAAGATATGGCGGCATAGGCTGCATATGATATATGATTTTTATCTTATTACCTGCAGCAAGTTCTAATATCTTTCTGAAATATTTCTCAGAGAAAGGAGACACAGAAAATTTATTAAGGTCAGTGTATGTTAAGAGATGTCTGAAGCCGTTCAATTCAGCGTCTGGGGGGAAAGATTCATCAGCTCTTTCCGGATAATATCCTTTATCCCTGTAAACCTGAGCAATGAAGTCTTGAAGCTGTGTCTTGCTTGGTATTTCGAAGGCTAAGGGATTTTTTATAAATTTCCTGAAACGGCCCTGATGTTTCAATGACGGCAATATAAATTTTATTCCTTTAGAGATGCCGAATTCGTCAATAAACTTCCCTACATTACCTGTTTTGAAGTCAGCCAAAGCTGTGAGGGATGTTATCTCCATATAATGCTTTTTCAGTGAGAAAATATAAAACGGGTCAAACCCGATAATCAGGTATTTCGGTTTTTTCGTATGTGTCTTAAGATAATTATCGAGGATCCAGAAAGAGGCCATGACGGACTGTGCCCCGAATGTTGCAAAATTAAAGCAGGAAAGCCCGGTCTTACTCTCTATTATTGTGGGCTTAAAACAGACATGACTGTGAGAATCTCCAATAATGAGAACATCAAAATTGAATTCCTTTGATTGCGATATTTCATTCTTTAGTTTAAGCCTTAAGCCCTCAAATGGCGTTCCAATTCCACCTTCATACTGGGGAGAGTAAAAGTAGTTATCAAAGTAAGCATTGGCGCATTCGAAAATGAATATAAACAAAATGGCGATCACAAAAGCAGTTGGGTATTTTTTAGAATTGGGCATAAATAAACTCCTTACCGCCTTCAACACCAAAAAACAATATCAAATAGACACACACGATATAGAATACCGCCCTCACTACCGGGTTCCATTTAAATATGATCAGGGAATTGTTCTTAACATATTGCACAATTTCAACGACAATTAAAATAGATGCGAAAGACATGATTACTAATACCTTATCTAATGCAATATCCGCTATTTTAAAATTAAAGATCAGGCTGTGAAACATATTGTATATCTGAGATGCCGATTGAGACCTGAAGATCAAAAACCCGATTACTGTTATATGGAACATAAATATTATTCTCACGACCTTCCAGACGCTTTGAGAAAATTTATTTTTAGGATTTATAAGGGTCCTGAGTTTTGGCTGAACTAACAGATAATAAATTACCAGCAAAATTCCGTGGTACACTCCGTAAAATATGAAGTTCCAGGCAGCCGCATGCCATAGCCCCAGCAAAGTCATTGTGGTCACCATGGTCATAGATAACCTCGTTTTTCCTTTCAGTTTTCCCAAACCGGCAAACAACGGAGTATAAAGATAATCCCTTACCCATTTACTTAAACTTATATGCCAACGCTGCCAGAAGTCTGCGATATTTTCAGCAAAATAAGGCAGGTTAAAATTGATCATCATATCAAACCCCATGACTTTTCCAAGCCCGATTGCTATGCTGGAATAGCCTCCGAAATCACAATAAAGTTGAAATAGATATGCATACACAGCCAGTAAAACTGCAGCGCCATGATATGGTGGATCTGCAGCAAAAACAGGATCAACGAACTTAGCCAGATTATCAGCAATAAAAAGTTTTTGAAATAATCCCCAGAATATAAGATAGCAGCCTTCATAGAATTTATCCAAGGTCAATTTTCTTGGAATAAGTATCTGGGGGAGAAATTTATTTGCCGTGTCAATAGGCCCGGATAACAGGGCGGGGAAAAATGACACAAAAAGGGCATAATCCAGAAAATTCCTAACGGGTCTCATCCGTCCCCAATAGATGTCTATTGTGTAACTCATTGTCTTGAACGTGTAATACGATATCCCCATAGGAAGAACTATATTGAAGATATAGGGCTCGAAAGAAAAACCTAAAAGATTGAACAGGACCTGAAGATTATAAGTAAAGAAATTAAAATATTTAAATATCCCTAAAATAGACAGATTGCTTGCTACGCTGAAAATTAAAAATAGTTTTTTCTTCTTATTGTCATGCGCTTCGTCTATCTTAATTCCGCAAAAATAGTCAAGAATCGTCGATGTTAAAACTAATGACAAAAATCTCCAGTCCCATGTTGCATAAAATAAGTAGCTTGCCAATAGCAGCATTCTGTTTTGCCACCTATGGTTAAGCAAAAGATATAAAACGTAAACTGCCAGAAAAAATCCGGCAAACTGTATGGAATTAAATATCATATAATTAAACGCTGTAAATTCTTAAACTCTAAACGTGTTTTTTGTAAGATTCGGAAAGAGGATTCAGTACTAATTATGCCTGCTGACGCATGGGTTCCCTTCGCAGCACTTGAATGAGCTCTACCTGAACCCCGTCAGGATCCACCACGTGGGTTATTTGTAATTCCGGGCCTATATGTCTATTCACTACGTTGCTGAATTTCCAAACCGGTGTCCTGAAGCTGACCCCTTCCCTTTCCAGTGCATCCTTCAATTTTTCAAGATCAGACACCGCGAGGCAGACCTCAACGAGACCGGTTGATATGAAATTCATATGCTCGGCAGGCCTTTCCTTAACTTTTGGATTTTTCCATTCAAGAAGCTCAATCATATTTCCCACTTCATCCGCAAGCAATACCATTCTTACCCTGACGTCTTTTTCCATGAAAGCCAGGTCCAGATCAGGTCCTGAGATTATTTCATCCTGAAACAGGCGTAATCCAAGCGCGTCTTTATAGAAGGCTAAAGATCTATTCATATCCTTTACAGTTATCGCAACATGGCTCAGGCGCATAAACTCAGATTCCTTTCTCGTTTCTTGATAAAAGAAAAGTGCCGGAGCGGCAACAGGGCATATTATTAATCATCATTAAACACCACCCCATGCCGCATTAAGCTCTTTTTCATATCTCCGACATTTCTTACACCGACAATATCTCCTGTAGTAAACCTCACATTAAATTCACTCTCTAAAGCGGTAACTATCATCATAGCGTTAAAAGAGTCCCAGGTCTCAACATTATTCGGAGAAGTTTCGTCATTAATCTTGTCTTCATCTATTTGTAATATTTTCGACAAAGTTATTTTTAATTTTTTATTCGACATCTTATGCTTGACTCACTCCTTCTTGTTTCTTACAGTAACAAATTCAAGATGCGTACTTCACAAAATCGGGCCATTTTGCCGGGTCATCTGACCACCGGGCTACGAATGCAGCCATCCACCGCTCTATGCCCCAGCCCACACACGCAGTCTCCAAAACTCTTTCATTTGTATCGTATATTTCCATTGGCTGCGTAAAGTGCTTATCATGGAGATTAAATGATGCCGCCGCAGTAGTATTGCCTTCATCGATCCGCAGGCGCAATTCCAACTTGGCAGTCTGCATTACCTGAAATGTCCTTGCAGACGCCGCCGCGCTTGTAAAAAACGGGTCTGTGGCAATTTCTAAACTGGCTGTCATATCCAGTTCATCAACCATTGCCTGCGTCAACTCAATGCAACTCTTTCGCGCCTCTGCGATAAAGTCACGCTCTCCTATAAAAACGACTTCCCGCATTGAATACTCCCATTGACGCAGCAAGGGTGAAAACCTGTATCCTTCAAAACGGTAGCATTTCCCTTGGGCGGTTATTATCCTTCCCTCACTAAGACGCTGGTTCTTTAAGCTGCGGTATATATTATGACAGACCACCGGCTCGAGTATAAAGCCTGTTGCTTCTAAAACATGGCTGTCTTCGGCGGTAGAGAACATTTTCTTTTTTGCTTCATTTGCAAAGTTCCTAATCCGTTCGTAATGAGGCGGCAGCCTGTATCCAAAAGTCACTAAGTGTGGATGAAGTGCGAAATACCCTGTTTTGGGAATCAGGTCTTGTGACATCTCAATGCTCGGCAGATGCCAAAATTCCGCATTCATGTCTTTAGCCAGTTTTTCTATACGCTGGCAAAAATACATATACAGTTTTGTTGCGGGACCCTGAAACGCATATTGACCGGGGCCCAGTTCAATCGTATGCTTTTCTGTAAAACTCTTAACCGAATCTATTCCATAATACGGCCTGGTTGCTTCATGAGACCAAAAAGGCGGCATAGCTTCCACAAACCTGTAGGAATTAACAGACATCGTGACAACATTTGCAACCTGTCTCTCTATGTCCTCGCCAACATTATCAGGCAAGTCATCGTGGACTTCAACCTCTATTGCCCCTTCCATGGGGTCTATTTTTGAAACCCCGGTAATTGCAGGGTGACAGAAGGCCATATCCGCCTTAAGACCGTCAATCGCTTGCTCTGATATGCCACGCAGCACATCAAAACTGAATCTCCTTTTTCCCATATAAACTCCGTTCTATTCTTTCTGTTTTTGATCGCTTATTTTCATTCTAATATATCCATTACGGCTGTGAAACTCAGGGCGAAAACCGTGACTTACGTAAATTGAAAGGAAAAAAATATTTACTCACTCCGATAGAGTATATTGTCTTTTAGTGGCTTGGGAAAGGCCGCTCTCGATTTGTTTCAAAAATCTTTTTGCCATCTCAGGTTTTTCATGAAAGATATTTTTGGTTTCGCCAGGGTCAGTGCTCAGATTAAAAAGCTCTGTTTTTTTACCTTCCCAGCCCGAATAATAAATGAGCTTGTAGTCACCATCCCATATGGCTATGCTGTATTTGGTAAGAAGAGGGTCGCTTATTATTGCACTATTACGCCCAAGCTCCATTGAGAAGACCGGGCGCGGTTCAACGAATTTACCTTCCATACGGGAGAGCAAAGAGCGTCCTTCCATCCATTTTGGCGCCGGGATCCCGGCAAGTTCAAGAATGGTCGGTGCAATATCAATCTGTTCGACAGGAACGTCTATTACCGTCCCGTTTATCCCTTTATACCGGTTGTTTGTATCAGGCATTTTTATTATCAAAGGTATATTAGTGACATTTTCATAAAGCCTATAGTTGCCATGGCCTATATAGCCGCGTGACATGCTTGTGCCATGGTCTGAGGAAAAAAATATTATCGTATTGGACATATCAACCGTTTCTGCAAGACGTGACAGGAACAACTTAAATTGTTGATCGCCGTATAAGATAAATTCGTCCTGGCGTTTCTTTAAAATATCAACTTCCTTTTGTCTCTCAGGTCCAAAGCAACATTTTCCTAACAATCCGGTATCAACTTGTTTCTGCTCAGTATTGAACTTATCCCCATCCCCGAACATTCCCATATAAGGCTTCTGGGGCAAGAAAGGGAAATGAGGCATTTCAAGATGCAGCCATGCAAAAAATGGTTGCCGGGGATGTATTGAAATATGCTTTAAAAAACTGTCATACACCATTTCAGGGGGCGTTGTAGTTTTATCTGTATCAGACTGGACAAGCCAAATGGGCAGCAAGGGATGTTTCAGTACCCATTCTACCGCAATAGGGCTGTTTGTTTTATCTAACAAGAAATCTATTTTCCTGTAAATATTGCCTTCAATTCCGGGGGGCCTATACAGAAATGTGAAATATTGCTCGTTAGATAAAAAAGCATATCCTATTCCGTGTGAATCGGCTGTAGCATTGAAATTTTGAACAAAGGCGTACGTAGCGTAACCGTCGTCTTTTAGCAACTTTGGTAAATTCTGTTCATAGTGTCTGAATGGATATAAATACATTAGATGCCAGTTCTTGTGTATCCACGGTCTTTGTCCCGTCATCATAGACATAGTAGCTGGAGGCGTCCAGTTTGAGGATGCATATGCCCTCTTAAAAACTACAGCATTCCTGGCCCATTCAGTAATAAATGGTGTCGTGGGACGGTTGTAACCATACAACTGCATATCTCTGGCGCCTAATGCGTCCATCGATACGAAAATGATATTAGGCCTGTTCTTATCAGTTGAAAAAACCTGTGCTCCGTTGGAAACATAATCAGCCTTTGTAACCGCTCTCGCAAATGTAAAAAAGGAAAAGGGAACAGCAAAGATGAATAAGAACGCAAAAATCCAGACAAGAGGGGTAATAAGGTCATATATTTTATAAAGTATTTTCCCGGCATGTCTTTCAATGGGCTTATGCCCAATCCAGACAACAGCAGTCACAATAACAGGAACCAACGTCAAAATTATTAACCTGTATATATTCCCGAGATCCTTCAAAGAAAAATCAGATTCTTTTTTTACAATGATTATTAAGGCAGCGATTATGAACCACGCTATGATATGCTCATAACAGATAGCCTTATTAAGATTTGAGAGTGCCTTAAAAAGCACATATAACATTACCCATAATATAAAGGCAACCACTATCCCGGGAATTGTCCACAAGATGAAGGCTAATGAGAAATCCGGCAAGATCTCCGGAAACCTGATGTAATAGGAATACCCATCCCATTTGTAAAAAACGTCTTTAAGATATTGCAGGGAGAATAAAACGAAAAAAAAACTTAGTGATATAAATAATAATTTTTTTGCAGTCATCGCTTTTTAGTTCACCTTATTAATATACCATAAGTTAAAGCCCATAGAATAACCGTGATCACTAATTGTTTATCTTTAAAAATCTGAGATGAAGGGTCGTCCCCTGACTGCTGAAACTGAACTAAATAGAGAAAGCGGAAAATTCCAAACATTACAAATGGGGTTGTATAGATAAGATTTGTTGTTCCGTGCAGTTCGATCGACCTTGGGCTTAATGTATAAAGAGAATAAGTGATTATTGTTGCAGCCGCCATGATTATCATAAAAGAGTTCAAGGTCTCAAGTGAATATTCCCGTAAAACTTCTCTGTGATTTTGAGGCGCTGCATTATTAGATAATTCAGCGTACCTTTTAGAAAACCCTATTAAGATACTAATCATGAATCCGGTAAGCAGCATCCATTCAGAAATATATATACCTATCCCTTCCGTCCCCGCAAAAATCCTTAGCATAAATCCAAGGCCTATCTGGAATACATCAATAATCGGATATTTCTTAAGAAACAGAGAGTACGTAAGATTATTAACAAGATAAATGGAAATGACAATTAACGCCGCAATATTGACGTAAAAAGAAATAATCAAACTTGCGAAACAAAAAGACAAGGCTAAAAAAAGCGCCGCGCTAATACTAATGGCCCCGTTTGCCAGGGGCCTGTTTTTCTTTGTCGGATGCTTTCTATCTGATTCTCTGTCGTGATAATCATTGAAAATATATACGGATGAAGAAGCTAGACAAAACACGGCAGTCATTATTATTGCTTTAGCCAGCAAGTCATAGTTGCCATAATTGCCTAAAACAAAAAAGCCCAAGAATACAAATAAATTTTTATGCCATTGATGTATCCTTAATAAAGTTAGATACTGAATAGCTCTATCCATGGCATAAACTCTCTTCTCTAAATGATTTATAAAAAGGATGATCAGCGATTCTTAATAATTCCACGTCACCTTTGCTGTCGCCATACGCATAGATTTCATATTTTCCGGGATGACCAATATATCCCTGTATACGTTTTATCTTTTCAATGCCATTACAGTTTTTCCCTAAAAATTTCCCGGTAAGATTACAACTACTGTCAACTTCCACCTTTGTTGCCAGGACCTTAGAAAACCCAACCGCTTGCGCCCACGGAACTAAATATTCTTCAATCGAGGCGCTTACAAGAATACACTGATGGTTTTGCTTCTGGTGCCACCTGAGCCGCTCAATAGCCTCATGTCTTACAAGACGGGGTATTACAGCATTGCTGAAAGATCTTGCATTATTACTGAAAACGTCCATCTTTGCCTTCGCAAAAAATATCGCAAATATTTTCTCTTTTGCAGTATGATTATCGATTGCTCCGGATGAATATTTCAGCAAAACAGGAATTGAGCGGAGCAGCTTTTGAGTAAATATCGAAGGTGAGGTGCAAAACCATAAAAACCTCGGGAAGGAATCAACTTTTATCATGGTTCCGTCAAAATCAAAAAACGCCAGAACATTATTCATTACTTTTAAAATCCATAAGTAAAATTATAGAGTTAATTTTTTATATACACTTTGAGGTATCATCCGTATCACGAGCATGATCCACCGCCAAAACCATGGTAAGAACACCTCGTCATTTTCTTTTTCCATTGCTTTGTAAATGCCTCTGGCGATTACCTCTGGACCAACAAACAAAATCCCCTTCTTGAAATCGGCCGTCATAGGAGTGTCTACAAAACCCGGCTTAATCGTAAGTACCCTGACCCCGGATTTTTGCATACGTTGTCTTAGCCCCGAAAGAAAAACAGTCAATGCCCCTTTTGCCGAACCATAAACATAATTACTCTGTCTTCCTCGATCGCCCGCAGGAGAGGAGATAACCGCAATAACTCCGTGACCTTGTTTTTCAAAATGTGATGAAATATGGGTCAAAATGATTGCGGCACTTGTAAAATTTATATCTATTGTTTTTTTCATCTCCTCAATATTTGTCTCACATAATTTCTGAGCAGGTAATGTACCATGTGCTATAAGAAGCCCGTCAAGGTCCGGCAACTTTGACAGACAGCTCTCAATTGCATTAAGAATTGAGTTTTCATCTAACGCGTCAAAGGCTGAATATTCAACTTTTTTTGCCCCTCTGACAACTAAATCATCCGAAAGACGCTTTAACTCTCCTTCATCCCTTGCACATAAATAAAGTGATGCGCCTTTCTTTGCAAAAAGCTTGACAGCTTCAAAAGCGATTGCGGATGTTGCACCAAAGACCGCAATCCTAGTTGGCAATGTCATTTCTACCCCCTACCCTTCTGTAAAAACTCGATGATAATTTAGGATCGACATATTTAATAAATTCCTCAAACTTAGGAAATGAAGACCTGAAGGTTTTGCCGGACATCCTGGCGTCTTTTGCAGGGTAAATTCTGCCCCCGGCGCTGCAAACAATATCATCCAATTTATTCAAAAGTGAAAAAAGTTTTTCGCCTACATTTGGAAAATCCAGGGCCAGGGTGATCCCGGGCATGGGAAATGAAAGCATCCCATGGGCCGGAATGCTCCCAAATTCTTTTAGTACCACAAGAAATGATCCAAGCTTACTTTTTGAAATTTCCTTCAGTATTGTTCTGATAGCATCTTTATTATTTTTGACAGGCACCACACACTGCCATTGCAGAAATCCCCGCTTACCGTACATCCGGTTCCAATTATTTACATTGTCCAGTGGATAAAAAAACGGATCATAATGAACAATGCGTCTCTGTTTTCTGATAATCTGTTTATTGTAGAAAAGAATATTGAACAACTTGATAGTAACCGTAGACAGCAAAAACGACGGGGCATCAAACGGAAATGCCTTCCATGTCGGGTTCTTGTGAACAGCCTTCATTTCTTCCTTTTCCAATTTATTAATATGATTGCCCCTCATAAAGATCCCGCGAACTCCATCATTATGAAGACAATCCAACCATGAGACCGTATATTCACAATGCGCTTCAGATTCCTGAGAGATTTGAAAAAATTCATCCAGATTTTCAAACTTAATAGACTCCATTTCAATATACGGGCCATTGATCGGTTTCAGCCTGATATCGGCCCAGAGAATAACGCCTGTTAAACCGAGCCCCCCGATAGTAGCCTCATACCAGTCCGCATTTCTATCTTTACTGCAGATCATCCTTGTGCCATCAGACCTTTCAAGTTCAAAACAGATAACATGGCTTCCGAAGGTGCCTGCTTTGTGATGGTTCTTTCCATGGACATCATTGGCAATTGCCCCGCCGATTGTTACAAATTTGGTACCCGGGGTAACAGGTAAAAACCAACCTTGCGGAACAAAGACCTTCAGGATTTCATCAAGTGTAACACCTGACTCGCATCTCAAAATGCCCATATCTGGATTAAAATTTACAAACTTGTTTAAAAGTCTGGTAAACAGAAGATAGCCGCCGTCATTTAGACAGGAATCGCCGTAGCTGCGACCCATTCCGCGCGGTAAAACCAGCGCATTCACTGAATTAATAGAGTCCGCAACTGTGTTAATTGACTGAGGGACTATCTCCCCCAAATGGATTCTCCGGGGAAACCTGCCCCAGGATTCAAAATAATAATTATTCGACATAAGATTGACCTAAAATATGTTTTAATTACTCCCTATGTGACAGTGTAATTTTCATATTTGCTTTAGCAAGTTCTTCATTAATAATTCTCAAAAGCCGCTGAGCTATTTCAGGCTCTTTTTCAATTATATTATTTGACTCATCAGGATCAAATTTCAGGTTATAAAGGGTTACCTTCTTTTCTTCCAGGACACACACAAGCTTGTAATCTCCATCTATTATTGCAATAGCGCCATTGGTAATTATTTTTCCACGAGCGTGGTTTTTTATAAAGTTCGAAATCAAAACCGGGCGGCGTTCCATCTGATTACCATTAATAAATGGCACCAAACTCCGTCCCTCCATCCAGACCGGAATAGGCAAGCCTGTCAGCTCAAGTATTGTAGGAGCAATGTCTATTTGTGAGACAGGCATATCAACAAATCTGCCAGTTTTATTTTCAGGTATCTTAATTATTAACGGGATGCGGATAGTTGGTTCATTTATGATTTTATTAAAACCATGCCCGATTACATTATTGGAGAAACTCTCTCCATGGTCTGCAGAAAAAATTATAATTGTATTTGACAAATCTACGCTTTTTGCAAGGTTATCCATGAATAACCTGAATTGTTCGTCTGAATATAAAAGAAATTCATCATATCTTTTCCTGAATATATCGACTTCTTTTTGCTGTTCAGGGTTATAAGGTCTATGGAGATCCCCCCAGCGCTTCATTATATCAGCAGTTTTTTCGATATCGCCGTACATACCGGCATAAGGTTTCGGCGGCAGATATGGGTCATGCGGCGGGTTAGTATGAAGCCATGCAAAAAATGGCTGTTTTATCGTGCGCTCCGTGATTGATTTTAAAAATCTGTTATATATGAGATCGGGAGGAGTTATAGTGTCTGGCAAGCCGTCCGAATTATGTGGCATTCTCGGATGTATAATCATTTTCACAATATTCTCAAAACTGAGTAAAGGATATTTCTGCATGAACTCCCTGACTATGGGTCTATTTAGAAAAAATAAACTGACCTTGTGCAACAAGCTGTTGGATCTATATCCTGTTTTAAATGTATAGTAATGGTCATCCATTTTGAAATTGGCCCCAATTCCTATAAAATCAGGATGAGCATGTTTATTCTGAACAAAAGCATAATTGCTGTACCCGTAATCTCTTAAAATTCTTGGCAAACTGTCCAAATAAGTTCTTGATGGGAAATTTGAAGCGGTATACCATACTCTATGCGTCCATGATCTCTGGCCTGTCATTAAACTCATTACACTGGGAGTTGTCCAATTTGACCCGCTGTAAGCTTTTTGAAACACAATACTGTCTTTTGCCCATTGAGTTATATAAGGTGTTGTCGTGCGGTTGTAGCCATACAACTCCATATCTTTCGAGGTTAACGCATCCCATGTCACCAGAATAACATTAGGCCGTTTATCAACTGAATATTCATGGAAGTTCGAAACATATCGTGAGGTAAAAATATCCTGCTTAAAAACACTGTGAACAGAAAGAGGCGCAGCTATTAAGAATAAGGCAAGGCAGACAAAAGTAAGCGGTTTGATTCGAAAAGTTATTTCATCTAATATTCTCCCAGCGTATGAATGAAAAAACCAAACAAAAAATGTAGCTATTACACAGCTAATTAATAACACTGTAAAGCTATTTATGCCTGTAAAACCACCCAGACGCATATACTTATCAGCAATAAGTCCAATAATCATTGAGAGTACTATCAAGATAATCCATGTTACAGAGTA is a window of Nitrospirota bacterium DNA encoding:
- a CDS encoding sulfatase-like hydrolase/transferase, with the protein product MENIKEKMLVKKSFTILLQTIFILFSLYLISEAFYMWDGYSLYVPFIEFLSDISLVYIIWSVIGLIVSTILWIVAYGVFRMKSISIRLEYSVTWIILIVLSMIIGLIADKYMRLGGFTGINSFTVLLISCVIATFFVWFFHSYAGRILDEITFRIKPLTFVCLALFLIAAPLSVHSVFKQDIFTSRYVSNFHEYSVDKRPNVILVTWDALTSKDMELYGYNRTTTPYITQWAKDSIVFQKAYSGSNWTTPSVMSLMTGQRSWTHRVWYTASNFPSRTYLDSLPRILRDYGYSNYAFVQNKHAHPDFIGIGANFKMDDHYYTFKTGYRSNSLLHKVSLFFLNRPIVREFMQKYPLLSFENIVKMIIHPRMPHNSDGLPDTITPPDLIYNRFLKSITERTIKQPFFAWLHTNPPHDPYLPPKPYAGMYGDIEKTADIMKRWGDLHRPYNPEQQKEVDIFRKRYDEFLLYSDEQFRLFMDNLAKSVDLSNTIIIFSADHGESFSNNVIGHGFNKIINEPTIRIPLIIKIPENKTGRFVDMPVSQIDIAPTILELTGLPIPVWMEGRSLVPFINGNQMERRPVLISNFIKNHARGKIITNGAIAIIDGDYKLVCVLEEKKVTLYNLKFDPDESNNIIEKEPEIAQRLLRIINEELAKANMKITLSHRE